The following proteins come from a genomic window of Micromonospora echinofusca:
- a CDS encoding protealysin inhibitor emfourin: protein MAGVKVALVAAVLSGCTTTAPPDRAAPSATDRPASGTTAPPPAEPTPAPARVVLTRSGGIAGRGDTVTVEPDGRWSVVDRAGSRRTGRLSGADLDRLRRLVADPALAAEAGRPSAPTACRDAFSYRLTVGTVETGYVDCPTDGGPPATARAVVELLVGATG, encoded by the coding sequence ATGGCCGGCGTCAAGGTCGCGCTGGTGGCGGCGGTCCTGTCCGGCTGCACGACGACCGCGCCGCCGGACCGGGCCGCGCCTTCCGCGACCGACCGCCCGGCATCCGGCACGACGGCCCCACCGCCCGCCGAGCCGACGCCCGCGCCGGCGCGCGTCGTGCTGACCCGTTCGGGCGGGATCGCCGGGCGCGGCGACACGGTGACCGTGGAGCCCGACGGGCGGTGGAGCGTCGTCGACCGCGCCGGGTCGCGGCGTACCGGCCGGCTCTCCGGCGCGGACCTGGACCGGCTGCGCCGGCTCGTCGCCGACCCCGCGCTCGCCGCCGAGGCGGGCCGCCCGTCGGCTCCGACGGCCTGCCGGGACGCCTTCAGCTACCGGCTCACCGTCGGGACGGTGGAGACCGGGTACGTGGACTGCCCGACCGACGGCGGCCCGCCGGCGACGGCCCGCGCGGTGGTGGAACTGCTGGTCGGGGCCACCGGCTGA